GACGGGCGAGGCTGTCCGTCACCATCGACAGGCCCGCCTGCTGGATCACCGCGCGCTGGCCGGGAACCCCCGGCGGCGGCGGGGCCGGCAAGGCGGCGGACATCGAGCGTGCGGAGCTGCACGCGGATGCGGCGGCCAGCAGGGCCAGGCAAACGATCGGGCGGATGCGAATCATCGGACGGGGCGGCGTGGCGTGGAGGTGCAAGGTGGATGGACGGAGAACGTGCAATGGCGGGCGGATGGGACGCAAGATCCGCCATGACGCGGCGGCAAACGCACGATCCTCCCCGGCCGGCCGCTCTCGACATCCGGTGGGGGCGCGCTTACACTGATGCCCGGCGCCCCCCCGGCCTTCCTCCCCGCGATCCCATCTCCATGCAGCCCACCGCGTCCGTCCCCGCGAACCGCCAGTACAAGTACTACGACTTCATCACCGGCGCCTTCGTGGCCGTGCTGCTGACGGCCAACCTGATCGGCCCGGCCAAGATCTGCACCCTGTGGGGATTCACCTTCGGCGCGGGAATCCTCTTCTTTCCGCTCTCGTACCTGTTCGGCGACATCCTGACGGAAGTGTACGGCTACGCCCGCGCTCGCCGCGTGGTGTGGACGGGATTCGCGGCGCTGGCGTTCGCCAGCCTGATGAGCGTGGTCGTGCTTCGCCTGCCACCGGCGCCCGGCTATGCGGGGCAGGAGGCATTGGAGTCGGTGTTCTCGCTCACGCCGCGCATCGTCCTTGCCTCGCTGGCCGCGTTCTGGGCCGGCGAGTTCACCAACTCGTTCGCCCTCGCCAAGATGAAGCTCGCCACCGCGGGCCGGCACCTGTGGAGCCGCGCCATCGGCTCCACGGCCGTGGGCGCCGGGGTAGATACGCTGATCTTCTATCCCGTGGCGTTCCTGGGCGTATGGGCCACCCGCGACGTGCTGGTGGTGATGGCCACCAACTACGTCCTCAAGGTGCTGTGGGAGGTGATCGCGCTCCCCATGACCTACCGGGTGGTGGCCGCGCTCAAGCGGGCCGAGCACGAGGACTGGTTCGACCGCGATACCGACTTCACCCCCTTCTCCCTCCAGGCTGGCTGACCGATGAAGCTCGACCTGATCCAGACCCTGGCCTTCGCAGGCGTCGTCCTGTTCCTGGGCTATGGCGTCCGCAGGCTGGTTCGCCCGCTGGCGCGCCACAACATCCCCGCGCCGGTGATCGGCGGGCTGATCGTGGCCGTGCTGATGGTGTGGGCGCGCTCCGCCGGGCAGACGCCCTTCGAGTTCGACACCACGCTGCAAAGCCCGCTGATGGTGGCGTTCTTCACCAGCATCGGCTTCGCGGCCAGCCTGCGCCTGCTGAAGGTGGGCGGCCCGCAGGTGCTGATCTTCTTCGGCGTGGCCACGGCGTTCGCGGTCGTGCAGAACCTGCTGGGGGCCGGGCTGGCGATGGCCATGGGGCTTCACCCGCTCTTCGGCGTGCTGACGGGCTCGGTGACGCTCACCGGCGGCCCGGCCACGGGGCTGGCCTTCGCCCCGCTCTTCGAGGAGGCCGGTGTTCCCGCCGCCGCCACGGTGGCGGTCGCCTCGGCGATGGTGGGCATCGTGGCGGGCGGCGTGATCGGCGCCCCCATCGCCACCCGGCTGATCGAGCGGAACGGGCTGCGCCGGGCCAAGGGCGAGGTGACGGAGATGGACACGCCCGTGGCCACGCAGATCGTCGAGGAGCAGCTGGACGACCAGCCCGCGGCCACCCCCGCCGGCGAGGACGAGGAATCGTTCGTCCTGCTGCAGTCGGTGGTGCTGGTGCTCGTCGCCATGTGGCTGGGCGGATACCTGAGCGCGTGGTTCACCTCGGTCGGCATCAAGCTTCCCGCCTACATCGGCGCCATGCTGGTGGCGGCGGTGATCCGCAACCTGGACGACGTCACCGGCCGCATCAAGGTGTCTCAGCGGGTGATCGACGACGTGGGGAACGTGGCGCTGGCGCTGTTCATCGTGATGGCGCTGATGACGCTGAAGCTGTGGGAAATCGCCAACCTGGCCCTGCCGATGCTGGTGATCCTGGCCGCCCAGGTGGCGCTGATCGCCGCCATCGTGTGGCCCATCTTCCGCCTGATGGGGCGCGACTACGAGGCGGCGGTGATGGGCGGCGGGTTCGTGGGCTTCATGCTGGGCACCACGGCCAACGCCATGGCCAACATGCGCGCCCTGGTGGAAAAGTTCGGCCCGGCGCCCCGCGCCTTCCTCGTAGTGCCGATGGTGGGCGCCTTCTTCATCGACTTCACCAACGCGCTGGTGATCACCTTCTTCGTGAACGTGCTGCGGTGACCGGCTCACCCATCCGCCTCGGGCAGATTCCCCTCGTGGGTGACGAGCCGGCAGAATCCCAGCCCTCCACCCGGCCGCTGTTCCTGCTGGCCGACAGCCAGCTGCTGTTCTGGGACGATGCCGACGGCCGCTTCGTGCAGCGTCTTGCGCGGCTCGCGGGAGGCGGCGCCTTTCGCGCCGCGTACCTGGGCGCCAGCAACGGCGACCAGCCCGAGTACTTCCAGCTGTTCCAGGCCGCCATGGCTGGCACCGGGGCGGAGTGCCGGATGATTCCCGCCGAGCCGTCCGGCGACGACATGGCGTTCCTGCGCTCCGCCGCGCTGGTGCTGCTGGCGGGGGGCGACGTGCAGCGTGGATGGACGGCGTTCGAGCGGAGCGGCGTGCGCGAAGCCGTGGCCCAGCGGCACCAGGAGGGCGCCGTGCTGGTGGGCGTGTCGGCGGGCGCGGTGCAGCTGGGGATGGCGGGGTGGCCCGAGGGGAGCACGGCGCAGCTGTTCGCCACCTGGGGGCTGGTGCCGTTCCTGGTGGGCGCGCACGCCGAAGCAGACGACTGGGCGGAGCTGCGCGCCGCGGTGCTGGCCCACGACGGGCTGGCGGTGGGATTCGGCATTCCGTGGGGCGGCGGGATGGCGTACCATCCGGACGGCGCCGTCGAGCCGATTCGCCATCCCCTGGTGGAGGTGCGCGCCTCCGACGGGCGGGTGACGACCGCGATGGTGCTGCCTCCGTCCGCCGCGAACGCGGAGACGGACGAGGACGAAGTCACGCCGTAAACGCTCTCCCCCCGCCGCTCGCGCACAAGACTCTGGTGCGGAGCGGACCGCCGCACTACATATAGTGGGCGGCGGGTGCATCCCCCATGCACGACCCCCACCCGTGGCGCCGCCCTCTCCATCCGGGCACCCCTGAAACATCCAGAGCCGCGCCGCGGTATGAAGTGAGACGGGCTGGTCGCCCGGCTGTTACGCGGGCACGCCATCCTTGGCACCGAACTGGCTTTACCCAGTACCACCAAGACCTCCCCCCGCGCCGTTTCGCTCGGCGGCGCGGCGGGCCGCACCCGGCGGCAGCGTCCGCCGAAACTCCTGTGACCGGGAGCGTAAGTGCGAGGAAACGGATCGGGCGGCTCCCTTCGGCGAGAGCTGGAGCACCGCATCAGAAACGGAAGGTGTGTGTACTGCCGGGCCCCAGCGGCCCCGGACCGGCCCCTCACCCGAGAGCACGTGATCCCCCAGGCCCGCGGCGGCCGAAGAAAAGACGCCCGCATCATCGTTCCCGCCTGCGCCGACTGCAACCACCGGCGAGGCTGCCAGGAAGTCGTTCTCTTCCTTCTTGCCCGTCCCGGGCGCATCCTGGCTTTCCTGGAATACCTTTCTACGCTATCTCCCGACACCGCGCGGCAGATCGACGTGCGCGTCTTTGCCGAGGTGTACGCCGCCGTGTGGCTGCTGGCCGAAAGCTCGGCGGGAGGCGAGCCGTGGCGCACGCAGGTTCGGCGGCTGTGCGCGGGGCGGCGATTGCACCGGCGGCGCTACGCGGCCCGGCGCATCGTCACCGCGGCGGCGGTGCGCATCGAGCGGGCGCGCGACCGGCACGCCGTCGCCGCGCCCAGCTGCCTGCTCCCCGTGTCCATGGGCATGGACGCGGGACGGCACGCGCCCACGCTGGGCCGGGGAATGGCCACGCTGATCGGCACGCTCTCACTGGTGTGGGACGCGCCCGCCGAGCAGGTGCTTCGCGAGCTGGAGCGCGAGCGCCACCGCGCCCACCGCACGGCCGAACCCCGCCGCGCCCGCCCCGGCGCGGGGCCCGTCTCGGACGACGAGGGGGACGAGGACGAAGAGGTCGTGTCGCTGGATGGATGGAAGCGGCGCCGGGGGCGGAAGCGCCGTGTGCGCGTGGACCCGCGCGGGGGAAGGAGCGGCGCCCGCGGGCGGGGGCGCGCGGCGTGACATTCCTCCGGCGGCTCGCTCACCCATCGACGGAGACGCTGATGGAGGTTCGGCGTTTCGCAGCGCTCGTTCTGCTCGTCGTGCTCTCGGCGTGCCGTCCTCCGGCCCCGCCGCCACCGCCGCCAGCCCCGCCAGCGCCGGTTCCGCAGCCGAGCGCCGTCGAGCAGGCCTTGCGGGCCGCGGCTGGCGGCGGGGACGTGCCGCCGGATTTTCAGGTGATCTACAGCGACATGCACGGGATGCACGGAGGCACCACGATCAGGCTGTCGGCGGATGGCACCCTGACGTCCGAACACATGCAGCAGGGCGTGCTCACCGAACGGGCGGGAAGGGTTCCGGCGGACTCGGTCCGTGCACTGATCGGCCTGCTCGTGGAACTGCAGGGGTGGGAGCAGCGTACCCCGCCGCGTACCCCAGTGCCTGACGAGAGCGCAGCGGGACTTCGCATTCAGGCCGGGGGTGAAGAGGCCCGCATCTGGGAGTGGTTCAACGACATGGGGACGAACCAGCGGCTGTCCCGGATCCTTGGGATGCTGGGCAGGTTCGTCTCACAGAGCACGGCCGCCCCTGCGCCCCCTGCTCCGGGCTGAGCTAATGCGTCCGCCGTCTTCGAAATGAACAGGGCCGCGAGAGGTGATCTCTCGTGGCCCCCGCTCCGTTCCGTTACTGGGCAACTCGACCAGGCGGTGCTACTTATCGGATCGATTCAGGTTGTGGCGCTTGCACGTGCGCAGAAGCTTGTCGGTCAGAAGGAAGGTTTCGCCACTTGCCCGCTCGATGCGCTTTACGTGCGCCTGATGGGGAAAGTGCCCCCACACCACCCGTTTCTGGGCGGGGACACCGTCGCGGATCTTCGTGACTGTACGAACACGTTCGATGGCGGGCACGAAGTCGGAATCGGCACTGATGACCAGCGCGACATCGTACTTGTCACGATGGGCCCCATCCACGAGATCGACCGCGAGATTGACGTCTGTCTCCTTCTCGCGGTGGTACGGCGCGCGACACTGACTGCACTGCTTCCGCTCGTGCCAGCCTTCGACCAGTTCCGTCGCCGACGACCGTCGGAGAACATCGAAAAGCACGGCTTCACGCTTCCGAACCTCTCGATTGGCGCTCGCGGCCGCATAGAACCGAAGCTTCACGAGAATCGCACCGCCATCGACACTCTTGGCGAGTTGGTGCGCTAACCTGGGAAAATCGATGGAATACTCCAGCCCAGCCTCGCGCATGGACGCTTGGAAGTTGGTCCCGTCGACCAGGATGAGCAGGCGCGGCTTGCGAGTTGTGCTTGCTGTGGCGGGTGGGGTATGGACCGGTTCCATGCTGCCC
This DNA window, taken from Longimicrobium sp., encodes the following:
- a CDS encoding queuosine precursor transporter — encoded protein: MQPTASVPANRQYKYYDFITGAFVAVLLTANLIGPAKICTLWGFTFGAGILFFPLSYLFGDILTEVYGYARARRVVWTGFAALAFASLMSVVVLRLPPAPGYAGQEALESVFSLTPRIVLASLAAFWAGEFTNSFALAKMKLATAGRHLWSRAIGSTAVGAGVDTLIFYPVAFLGVWATRDVLVVMATNYVLKVLWEVIALPMTYRVVAALKRAEHEDWFDRDTDFTPFSLQAG
- a CDS encoding Type 1 glutamine amidotransferase-like domain-containing protein gives rise to the protein MTGSPIRLGQIPLVGDEPAESQPSTRPLFLLADSQLLFWDDADGRFVQRLARLAGGGAFRAAYLGASNGDQPEYFQLFQAAMAGTGAECRMIPAEPSGDDMAFLRSAALVLLAGGDVQRGWTAFERSGVREAVAQRHQEGAVLVGVSAGAVQLGMAGWPEGSTAQLFATWGLVPFLVGAHAEADDWAELRAAVLAHDGLAVGFGIPWGGGMAYHPDGAVEPIRHPLVEVRASDGRVTTAMVLPPSAANAETDEDEVTP
- a CDS encoding NYN domain-containing protein, with product MEPVHTPPATASTTRKPRLLILVDGTNFQASMREAGLEYSIDFPRLAHQLAKSVDGGAILVKLRFYAAASANREVRKREAVLFDVLRRSSATELVEGWHERKQCSQCRAPYHREKETDVNLAVDLVDGAHRDKYDVALVISADSDFVPAIERVRTVTKIRDGVPAQKRVVWGHFPHQAHVKRIERASGETFLLTDKLLRTCKRHNLNRSDK
- a CDS encoding HNH endonuclease — encoded protein: MYCRAPAAPDRPLTREHVIPQARGGRRKDARIIVPACADCNHRRGCQEVVLFLLARPGRILAFLEYLSTLSPDTARQIDVRVFAEVYAAVWLLAESSAGGEPWRTQVRRLCAGRRLHRRRYAARRIVTAAAVRIERARDRHAVAAPSCLLPVSMGMDAGRHAPTLGRGMATLIGTLSLVWDAPAEQVLRELERERHRAHRTAEPRRARPGAGPVSDDEGDEDEEVVSLDGWKRRRGRKRRVRVDPRGGRSGARGRGRAA
- the gltS gene encoding sodium/glutamate symporter; the protein is MKLDLIQTLAFAGVVLFLGYGVRRLVRPLARHNIPAPVIGGLIVAVLMVWARSAGQTPFEFDTTLQSPLMVAFFTSIGFAASLRLLKVGGPQVLIFFGVATAFAVVQNLLGAGLAMAMGLHPLFGVLTGSVTLTGGPATGLAFAPLFEEAGVPAAATVAVASAMVGIVAGGVIGAPIATRLIERNGLRRAKGEVTEMDTPVATQIVEEQLDDQPAATPAGEDEESFVLLQSVVLVLVAMWLGGYLSAWFTSVGIKLPAYIGAMLVAAVIRNLDDVTGRIKVSQRVIDDVGNVALALFIVMALMTLKLWEIANLALPMLVILAAQVALIAAIVWPIFRLMGRDYEAAVMGGGFVGFMLGTTANAMANMRALVEKFGPAPRAFLVVPMVGAFFIDFTNALVITFFVNVLR